The Halobacillus amylolyticus nucleotide sequence ACGTAAGTTGCTTAAGAAAGCAGTTGCACCTGTTCTTACAGCAGTCGGAACGATCATAAGCGGTACTATTTTCTTAAGCTGTGTCCTATTCGTTATCGGACTTATGGATGCAAGCTTTACGGTTATGTTTGCCACTATTGTGCTACCTACAGCTGCGGTGAATACGATCGTTATGGTAGTTATTTATCCAATTGCACAACGGATTATGAAGCGGACACAGATCAATCCATCTGTTCCTGTACAACCATAGATCCGGCTAGTAGCTACTCAATCATGCCAAATTACAAAGACCGCTACATCTTTTGTAGTGGTCTTTTTCTCTAAGAAACACTCTTTTTTAAACATTTTCATTAATTTAGGTTTCAATCGTACATATTAAGAGAAAATAATAAGTAGGAACTTGATACGAAAGGGGATTTTTTATGCCAAACGCAAAATCGCTTGTACTCGGAATGATCGTGGGTGGGGTCACTGGCGCTGCCTATACATTATTTAACACACCATCATCTGGACGTGACTTCCGTGAAAACGCCAAACTTAAAAGTGAAAATCTAAAAACAACGATTATGAGTTTAAAAGAGGAAGGAATGCAGTTAAAAGATCAAATTGCTCAAACTTCCAAAGAAGGTGCTGAACTGATCAAGGAACTTTCTGAGGATGTGAAAGTATCCATTGAAAGCTGGAAGCAAACGGTTGAACCTCACCAAAAAAATATTCAAAAATACCTTGAACAGATTGAAGAAAGCCTAAAAGAACTTGAGGAAAAGGCAAAGGCAGAGCAAGATACCGACACACAGCCTAGTCATGAAGTCATTAATCACCAATAAAGTTCTTGATATTTTTAATAAAAACAACCCAAAAAGGTTCAGCTCCTTTTTATTGGGTTGTTTTTTTATATACAAAAGGCTGCACACAAACCTATTGCTGTGTGCAGCCTTTTTATTTATGACTCCATTACTCCTTTGGCTGCAGGTCTTCGATTGAATCCACATCCATGTAAGA carries:
- a CDS encoding YtxH domain-containing protein — its product is MPNAKSLVLGMIVGGVTGAAYTLFNTPSSGRDFRENAKLKSENLKTTIMSLKEEGMQLKDQIAQTSKEGAELIKELSEDVKVSIESWKQTVEPHQKNIQKYLEQIEESLKELEEKAKAEQDTDTQPSHEVINHQ